One Verrucomicrobiia bacterium genomic window, TCAAGCTCGGAATGGACACCAAACAGGTCATCGCCCGCTTCGAGGCGGAACGGCAGGCGCTGGCGATGATGGACCATCCGAACATCGCCAAAGTCCTCGATGCCGGCGCGACTGACACCGGCCGGCCATTCTTCGTCATGGAACTGGTGCGCGGCGTGCCGATCACCGAGTATTGCGACCAGAACAATCTGTCCACGCATCAACGGCTCGACCTGTTCATCAAGGTCTGCCAGGCGATCCAGCACGCCCACCAAAAGGGCATCATCCACCGCGACATCAAGCCGTCGAACATCCTTGTCACCTTGCACGACGGCGTGCCGGTGCCGAAGGTCATCGACTTCGGCATCGCCAAGGCGACGGAAGGCCGTTTGACGGACGCGACGGTCTATACGCAACTACACCAGTTCATCGGCACGCCGGCGTATATGAGTCCGGAACAGGCGGAGATGAGCGGCTTGGATATTGATACGCGCAGCGACATCTACAGCCTCGGCGTATTGCTCTACGAATTGTTGGCCGGCAGCACCCCGTTTGACGCGAATGAATTGATGTCGCGGGGCATTGACGCGATGCGGAAGACGATTCGCGAGCAGGAGCCGATGCGGCCCAGCAACCGCTTCGCGACGCTCCAGGGCGAGGAACTGACGACCACCGCCCGGCGCCGTTCCACCGACACCTCGAAGCTGGTGCACCAACTCCGGGGCGATCTGGACTGGATCGTGATGAAGTGTTTGGAGAAGGACCGCACGCGCCGGTACGAGACGGCCAACGGGCTGGCCGCCGATCTGAAGCGGCATTTGGACAACGAGCCGGTCGTGGCCCGCCCGCCCAGCGCGGCTTACAAGTTTCAAAAGGCGTTTCGCCGCAACAAATTGGTATTTGCCGCTACGACGGCCGTAACGGTCGCCTTGGTGCTGGGCATTATCGCAAGCACCTGGCAGTCGGTGCGGGCAACTCGTGCAAAGCAGGAGGCCCTGTCTGCCCAGGCGCGTGAGGCAAGCCAGCGTCAAAAGGCCGAACTGGAGACCGCGAGGGCGGAAGAGGCCAGGAAGATTGCCGACCGCGAAACGATCCGCGCCCAACGAACCGCCGCACAGGCGGATGCCCGCTATCTGCTCCAGCAACGGTTGCTTCCTGCCGCGCTCGGCAAGGCGACCGAAGCCTTCAAACTTGGCGGCGAGTGGGAGGATGGTCTGCTCATTCACAATATTGCTTCCGCCGCCCGCGAACACTGGGTGTTCTCCGCACGGGTCCCACTGAACGAGCCGGCGACCCTGGCCTGCGTGGTCAGGACTCAAAACGGCTCCTGCCTGGTCGTGTCCGTTGCGGGCGGCCTCCGCGCACTGGATGCGCGGACCGGCGCCATCCTTGGCTCTGCGAGGCTTGAGCAAAGCGTCCATTATCTTTTCCCGGGGCCGGATTCCAACTCTGTCGTGGCCGTTTCCGATCTGGCGGTTTCCCTTCTGTCCCTGCCGGCGTTCACCGTCATGGCAAGCAAGCCCCTGCAGAATCCGGTTTCATGCGTTGCCACCAAGGGCAAAAACCTATTGCTGGTGCTCCGTGGCGGAGATGTGTTACTCGACGACCTGCACACCCTCACCGAGCTTGACTCCTTTAATTGGAACCAGAACCCCACAGCTCAAAAGCTACCCGTCCCGCATCAGGCCTGTATTTCGCCTGATGGCAATATCATACTGCTGCACGGGGGAACCTGGAAGGATCCCGTGCTCGTCTGGGATCGCCGTCATGACCCCGCAACCTTCAACGCAAAACAGATGGGCCTGACGGATTTCCAATTCTATGACGCCACTCACTTTGCCGCATGGTTCACTACCAGTGGAGAATCAGATACCCGCAGCCGGATTCTCTTGTACGATGCAGGGCAGACCCCCGTCGAGATCGCCTCGCAATCGATTGCCAATGATGACCTCAAGTTCGGCGTTCAAATCCAGGCGTGGAGCTCGAAACAGTGGGGCACGACCATTGACTTCCCAATTCTCGGGCTGGTGGGAACTTCGGGCTTGGTCGTAAAAGGGATGGGTTCCCCGCCCGATGATTTCACCATCGGCGACCGCTTCGACAATCTGCTGCCCACCGAGGCCGATCCGCCGGGGTTTCTTGCCGCCGACCTCGCCCATGACACCCTGGCGCTTCGCAACCGCAACGATGTGCTCATCTTCCAAAAAAGCTGGTCCCCCTTGAACGGCAACATCCGTGACTTCTGCGCCACCGCTTGTGGCAATGGACTTCTTTGTGTCGACTATCAATTCTCTGAAACAGCGGTGCAGCTGCTCTTCCTCCCGTTCGATCCGCGCCAACAATCGGCACGATTCAGCCTGCAATGGCCGGCCGATGGCAAATGGCTGCCCTGGGCGATCGCCGCCACGCCCGACGCCGCCACGCTGGCTGTCATTGCCCAGGAAACCGACTCGGATGACTCGGTCAGCGCCCGCTACGGTCGAATCCGCGCGCTCATCTATCATCCCGGCAGTCTCAACACCGCTGCCTCCGCCTGGCCCATCAAAAGCGCCTTTGAAATTGATGCTCCCACGGTCACCGGTTGGTCTCCGCATCTTGCTTCACTCGACCCCGATGCCCGCGCGCTGCTTTACTGGAGTTCGGCTGACACCGTCATGCGCTACGATCCCCGTGACGGCAAGCCCCTCGGT contains:
- a CDS encoding protein kinase; protein product: MTNHPSREDPDVTVKSSPSTDLPMVVPITEKPGDRIGRYKLLERIGEGGCGVVYVAEQTEPVRRRVALKVIKLGMDTKQVIARFEAERQALAMMDHPNIAKVLDAGATDTGRPFFVMELVRGVPITEYCDQNNLSTHQRLDLFIKVCQAIQHAHQKGIIHRDIKPSNILVTLHDGVPVPKVIDFGIAKATEGRLTDATVYTQLHQFIGTPAYMSPEQAEMSGLDIDTRSDIYSLGVLLYELLAGSTPFDANELMSRGIDAMRKTIREQEPMRPSNRFATLQGEELTTTARRRSTDTSKLVHQLRGDLDWIVMKCLEKDRTRRYETANGLAADLKRHLDNEPVVARPPSAAYKFQKAFRRNKLVFAATTAVTVALVLGIIASTWQSVRATRAKQEALSAQAREASQRQKAELETARAEEARKIADRETIRAQRTAAQADARYLLQQRLLPAALGKATEAFKLGGEWEDGLLIHNIASAAREHWVFSARVPLNEPATLACVVRTQNGSCLVVSVAGGLRALDARTGAILGSARLEQSVHYLFPGPDSNSVVAVSDLAVSLLSLPAFTVMASKPLQNPVSCVATKGKNLLLVLRGGDVLLDDLHTLTELDSFNWNQNPTAQKLPVPHQACISPDGNIILLHGGTWKDPVLVWDRRHDPATFNAKQMGLTDFQFYDATHFAAWFTTSGESDTRSRILLYDAGQTPVEIASQSIANDDLKFGVQIQAWSSKQWGTTIDFPILGLVGTSGLVVKGMGSPPDDFTIGDRFDNLLPTEADPPGFLAADLAHDTLALRNRNDVLIFQKSWSPLNGNIRDFCATACGNGLLCVDYQFSETAVQLLFLPFDPRQQSARFSLQWPADGKWLPWAIAATPDAATLAVIAQETDSDDSVSARYGRIRALIYHPGSLNTAASAWPIKSAFEIDAPTVTGWSPHLASLDPDARALLYWSSADTVMRYDPRDGKPLGSLELGHITARSRDGRRVAAVSRTGRLFVYDVASGNTVLDLAGTRPSALCFSADGSRLVAAQDDWLTIYDAVTGQPLSSVRSSLKPLAYPSKGNRFLAFQPDTSGTGGSVVLADTADARVVAVLNRAGSAFTPAFFSDSGDQLAMVRNRWYAEIVRSLHPDELAAVLGTRLPETPEIQPLTPTNIVTTAPVPVVAVGLASTTHTDPSALRAEDIPVLLSHLGTEVTVEGPVRDVMFTAAGNAMDIEFAGPDDRALLIWVPPATYSKLIAVLGQNPNRMLNDHTVRVTGHLAKYGGYRAAWKERIQITLDDPSKLLLVAPAAQSN